In the genome of Diorhabda carinulata isolate Delta chromosome Y, icDioCari1.1, whole genome shotgun sequence, one region contains:
- the LOC130902982 gene encoding uncharacterized protein LOC130902982 encodes MANEAGRNDQEQEFQLMISRQITRFKKFVADSNNNSKITEIYTRMQRMELIFDEFNKVQTEIEQYDESEQNFSERVTFEDDYYETVAKAKKFVGQFETFNVKLPPLSLPEFDGSYDKWLTFYDAFSALIHNNPNLDRINTIRKLKACTNCLRLGHKVSNCQGSSCRICDKKHNSLLHLSITNKNSHQNCDITDKHNISNNEAHASVNNSSQNLPIKSDEKRVERNDSKQSVVACAQNILTLTAYDNDSFVLLTTALLKIEYKDGESMICRALLDAGSQSNFISQELFERLNIQGTDVHIKVIGINGNISFINNVIKSLIKSINSNYNVNLQFLVSNQITTDTPHMDFDTSHLKIPNNIDLADPQFNESSKVDILLGAGIFYRLLLPGQISLGKGRPILQNTELGWIVAGTISCPSINNRNFSVCNLSRSMNNLENGLEKFWLIEEIPSLKNNYTEEENEVESHFQQTYSRDNYGNFIVRLPFRDNLEQLGESYDIAVNRFQSLERKLGKNPTLEENYSSFINECINLGHMSELNNFNFNLQPSFFLPHHAVIKESSMTTRLRVVFDASSKSTSSLSLNDILKTGPCIQDTLFFILLRFRLFPIVVSADIAKMYRCVKIHENDTKFQLILWRNNTTDPLKIYKLLTVTYGMSPASFLATRCLKQLALDNEINHPEAAQSILKDFYMDDYLVSVKDIKSACFLMKDVYNILLSGGFRLRQWSSNNEQILNFVSQLEPSTKTDYIIKDEQSCSKTLGTVWNFSEDILKYVTNPESGPDHYKIFTKRRILSVISQIFDILGLKGPVITRAKLFMQKLWGLIIGWDDPVPDNVLISWLQFYNSLKLIEKLKISRHILITDFISIEMHVFTDASQYAYGTPINFRSMNSLDTVNVNLVCSKSRVAPLKVISIPRLELCAALLGVELAHTVIKATENEIKIDKIFYWCDSTIVLAWISSESSKLKTFVANRVSKIQTFSHSHQWRYISTDLNPADYISRGVHPGEIQELDSWFFGPKFLSSSNQYWPNNIETQSNTDLPELKQPPNKILLTKECVKFDVFYKYSSFNKCIRIIAYLLRFKNNLKVKPKQRDLNKLKISELDEAKIILIKHFQRKHFAIEIKDLLRHKQVSKKSKLFRLSVFLDERGIIRVGGRLKNTNLNFDNKHPIILPAKCHLTSLIVRHFHFKYLHAGPQTLLSVIRQNYWPMQGRNSVRGILRKCVICFKVSPSAGLQKMGDLPSTRVQPSRIFSVLGVDYTGPFLIKNSFLRNTKSIKAWICIFICFASKAIHIELVTELSTNSFLNAFKRLIARRGFPSEIYSDNGSNFVGASNLINEIKDDVFRNFLIDNRIIWHFIPPRSPHHGGLWESAVRLTKYHLKRVLQNTLLTYENFYSLLVQIESIVNSRPLTPLSEDPDDSEVLTPGHFIIGAPLTFLPENSLDVKHSRLSCRYKQLRALFEQFWRSWSRSYLQTLQERPKWQVANDIYKVGQCIVLHDDAAPLAWKIGRIMNVHPGADGHIRVVTVKVKNAIFKRPVTKISVLPIYDQS; translated from the exons ATGGCTAACGAGGCCGGTCGAAATGACCAAGAACAAGAATTTCAATTAATGATTTCTCGTCAAATAACGcggtttaaaaaatttgttgctgattcaaacaataattcaaaaatcacAGAAATTTACACTCGTATGCAAAGAATGGAACTCATCTTTGATGAATTTAACAAGGTTCAAACCGAAATTGAGCAATATGATGAATCCGAACAAAATTTCTCCGAGCGAGTCACCTTTGAAGATGATTATTATGAAACGGTAGCAAAGGCAAAAAAATTCGTCGGTCAATTTG AAACATTCAATGTTAAATTGCCACCTTTGTCTCTGCCCGAATTTGACGGCAGTTATGATAAATGGTTAACATTTTACGATGCATTTTCGGCTCTCATCCATAATAATCCTAATTTAG ATCGTATCAATACAATTCGTAAACTTAAAGCTTGCACTAATTGCCTTCGACTAGGACATAAAGTTTCGAATTGTCAAGGAAGTTCATGCagaatttgtgataaaaaacataatagtTTACTGCATTTATCTATTACTAATAAAAACTCACATCAAAATTGCGACATTACGGATAAacataatatttccaataatgaagCGCACGCCTCTGTTAATAATTCTTCACAGAACTTGCCAATCAAGTCTGATGAAAAACGAGTCGAAAGAAATGATAGTAAACAAAGTGTTGTTGCTTgtgctcaaaatattttaactttaactGCTTACGATAACGATTCATTTGTTTTACTTACAACCGcacttttaaaaattgaatataaagacGGCGAATCCATGATTTGTCGAGCGCTTTTAGATGCCGGTTCTCAGTCAAATTTCATAAGTCaggaattatttgaaagattgAATATTCAAGGGACAGATGTTCATATAAAAGTTATAGGAATAAACGGcaatataagttttattaataatgttattaaatCACTAATTAAATCTATAAACTCCAATTATAAtgttaatttacaatttttggtaTCCAATCAGATAACGACTGACACACCCCACATGGACTTTGATACGTCTCATCTCAAAATTcctaataatattgatttggcAGATCCACAATTTAATGAATCCAGTAAAGTTGATATACTTTTGGGTGCCGGTATTTTTTATCGCTTATTATTACCCGGTCAAATTTCTCTAGGAAAGGGTCGTCCTATTCTACAAAATACAGAACTCGGTTGGATTGTAGCAGGTACAATCAGTTGTCCGagtataaataatagaaatttttctgtGTGTAACTTGTCAAGGTCAATGAACAATCTTGAAAATGGATTAGAGAAATTTTGGTTGATAGAAGAAATTCCGTCTTTGAAAAATAACTATACCGAGGAAGAAAATGAAGTAGAGAGTCATTTTCAACAGACTTATAGTCGTGATAATTATGGTAACTTTATTGTCCGCTTACCTTTTAGGGACAATCTAGAGCAGTTGGGCGAATCATATGATATCGCAGTCAATAGATTTCAATCCTTGGAAAGAAAACTCGGTAAAAATCCTACATTGGAAGAAAATTATAGTAGTTTTATAAATGAATGTATTAACTTAGGACATATGtctgaattaaataattttaatttcaatttacagcCAAGCTTTTTCTTACCTCACCACGCTGTAATAAAAGAGTCCTCAATGACCACGCGACTTCGTGTTGTTTTTGACGCCTCCAGTAAATCCACTTCGAGTTTAAGTTTAAACGATATATTAAAAACAGGACCTTGCATCCAGGATACGTTATTCTTTATCTTATTACGTTTTCGATTATTTCCGATTGTAGTTTCCGCGGACATCGCGAAGATGTATCGATGCGTTAAAATACATGAAAACGatacaaagtttcaattaaTACTCTGGCGCAATAATACTACAGAtcctttgaaaatttacaagtTACTCACGGTAACATATGGGATGAGCCCTGCCTCTTTTTTAGCTACTCGTTGCTTAAAACAGTTAGCTCTTGATAATGAAATCAATCATCCTGAGGCTGCTCAATCTATTTTAAAGGATTTTTACATGGACGACTACTTAGTCTCCGTAAAGGATATTAAATCTGCatgttttttaatgaaagatGTATATAACATTTTACTGTCGGGCGGATTCCGTTTACGCCAATGGTCTTCAAATAATGagcaaattttgaattttgtttcaCAATTAGAACCCTCTACTAAAACagattatattattaaggaCGAACAAAGTTGCAGTAAAACTTTAGGTACGGTCTGGAACTTTTCAgaggatattttaaaatatgttacaAATCCCGAATCTGGTCCAGATCACTACAAGATCTTCACAAAGAGACGAATTTTATCCGTTATCAGTCAAATCTTTGATATTCTAGGTCTTAAAGGTCCCGTTATTACGCGCGCGaaattatttatgcaaaaattGTGGGGTTTAATAATAGGTTGGGATGATCCAGTACCCGACAATGTTCTAATTTCATGGCTACAGTTTTACAATagtttgaaattaattgaaaaattaaaaatttcacgaCATATTTTAATAACAGATTTCATATCCATAGAAATGCATGTCTTTACCGACGCTTCTCAGTACGCTTATGGTACTCCAATTAATTTCAGGTCCATGAATTCATTGGACACAGTAAATGTAAATCTAGTTTGTTCCAAATCTAGAGTTGCTCCTTTGAAAGTAATTTCTATCCCTCGATTAGAGCTTTGTGCCGCATTGTTAGGTGTTGAATTAGCGCACACAGTAATAAAGGcaacagaaaatgaaattaaaattgataaaatattttactggtGTGATTCGACCATTGTGTTGGCTTGGATATCATCGGAATCCAGTAAACTCAAAACGTTCGTCGCAAATCGCGTATCAAAGATACAGACTTTTTCCCATAGTCACCAGTGGCGTTACATATCAACGGATTTGAATCCAGCTGACTACATATCTCGAGGTGTCCACCCAGGAGAAATACAAGAATTAGATTCGTGGTTCTTTGGTCCTAAATTCCTTTCAAGTAGCAATCAATATTGGCCTAATAACATTGAAACTCAATCAAATACCGATTTACCTGAATTGAAACAGCCGCCCAACAAAATATTGTTAACCAAAGAATGTGTTAAATTTGACgtcttttataaatattcttcgtttaataaatgtattcgTATAATCGCCTACCTTTTGcgatttaaaaataacttaaagGTTAAGCCCAAGCAGAGAGATTTAAATAAGCTTAAAATTTCCGAATTAGACGaagctaaaataattttaattaaacattttcaacGCAAACATTTTGCTATTGAAATCAAAGATTTATTAAGACACAAACAAGTTTCAAAAAAGAGTAAACTCTTCCGCTTGAGTGTTTTTCTCGACGAGAGGGGTATAATAAGAGTCGGGGGACGattgaaaaatactaatttaaattttgacaataaacaTCCAATTATTCTGCCTGCAAAATGCCACTTAACATctcttattgtgagacattttcattttaaatacttGCATGCCGGACCACAAACTCTATTATCTGTTATTAGACAAAATTATTGGCCTATGCAAGGTCGAAATTCAGTTAGAGGAATTTTAAGAAAATGCgttatttgttttaaagtatCACCTTCTGCAGGCCTTCAAAAAATGGGTGATCTACCGTCAACCCGAGTACAACCTTCTAGAATATTTTCTGTACTTGGAGTAGACTATACGGGACCATTCTTAATTAAGAATAGTTTTTTGCGAAATACCAAATCGATAAAGGCATggatatgtatttttatatgttttgctTCTAAGGCCATACATATCGAACTGGTAACTGAACTATCAACTAATAGTTTCTTGAATGCGTTTAAAAGGCTAATCGCTCGCAGAGGTTTTCCTTCGGAAATCTATTCGGACAATGGGTCCAATTTTGTCGGTGCGTCCAATCTTATAAACGAAATCAAAGATGATGTATTCCGAAATTTTCTAATTGACAATCGCATTATTTGGCATTTCATACCACCGCGATCTCCACATCATGGCGGATTGTGGGAAAGCGCTGTACGACTcacaaaatatcatttaaagCGAGTTTTACAGAACACTCTTCTAACTTACGAGAATTTCTATTCTTTATTGGTTCAAATTGAATCTATAGTAAACTCACGCCCTCTGACTCCGCTTAGTGAAGATCCAGACGACTCGGAAGTTTTAACACCTGGACATTTTATAATTGGTGCTCCTCTAACTTTCTTACCAGAAAACTCATTAGACGTTAAACATTCTAGGTTAAGTTGTCGCTATAAACAATTGCGAGCTTTATTTGAACAGTTTTGGAGGAGCTGGTCTCGCAGTTATCTACAGACTCTTCAAGAACGCCCCAAATGGCAAGTTGCAAATGACATTTATAAGGTCGGTCAATGCATCGTGTTACATGATGATGCTGCTCCATTAGCCTGGAAGATTGGAAGAATAATGAACGTACATCCTGGTGCTGATGGGCACATTCGAGTGGTAACTGTTAAAGTGAAAAACGCTATATTTAAACGTCCTGTTACTAAAATCAGTGTTTTGCCTATTTATGATCAATCCTAA